AATAGTCTGGATTCAAGGTATTGGAGACATGTACAGCTGGTATAAATTATAAAGGAGGTCAGAGCACAGAATCAGGGAGACTCTGTGAGAAATGATCAGAGTTATTGATGATTTCCTACCGTTTTCATGTCCTGCTGTTACCGCAAACATCATCAGAGGAAAGACGCACAAAGATAAAAGCTCCGctaaaaacatgatgctgaaTAAATCTGTTCGTCCCCGTGATCCGAACGGCAGCAGCTGGTTAGGAGGTGAAATCTCTGCAGTTAAAGCACCAAATAAAGTCGGAGCAGTTCCTGCAAACCGGAGACCAAAACCTGAGACCTGGGAAGGCTCGCACACCGAGATGGTCGGACACAGACTGCAGCAGGAACCAACAAGTCttcactgtcagtgtgtgtgtgtgtgtgtgtgcgcgcgcgcgcatgcgtgtgtgtgtgtgtgtgtgtgtgtgtgtgtgtgtgtgtgtgtgtgtgtgtgtgtgtgtgtgtgtgagagacaccTAACTCTGGAAGTAGAAACAGCAGACTCACTCAGCAAGTATTCACATGCACATTAAAACGTTCATCACTTTAAATTTTTCTGTGAAATCGCAGCTCTCAGGAACACGATTGTATCCTTTTTCTGATGAACAGGTTCAACTTTCAAAGACCTGCATTCACTGATAAAACAAAGCAGCTGCGCCACATTTCCCAGAAGTTCGTAGTGGGAGTGGCGGCTTTAAGCGTGCGCGGTCCTGCTTCAGGAGCTGTGGGCTCACGGCCATAAGCAGAGAAATCACAATGAgcgcaaacacagacacacacagagaggcagactcAGTTTATCTACACAACAGCCTACAGCCTGAACGACTGTCTGTCCAAACTAcatctgctgatgtttggtgGTTGAAGCAGGAGAGACAGCAGTGATGGAGCTGCCAACCAGTCCTGGCTGCTGTAAAGAGTGTGCGTCATCATATTTATAACTTACAACATAACAGGGGACCAGATACCAACAAAGTAAACGTGAAGCAAACACTGTGTTTGTGAAGCTCAACTTCTTTTCTCTTGCTCCTCATGAAGCTCTTTAATGACTCACAGCTTTATTCCaccttgatttttattttacccACAGTTAGATTCATTAGCCTCCAGCATGGGTCTCATACGCTCAAGAACCCCTCCATGGGGAGATCTCCTCTAGGGGTTAAAAACCTGGGACTCGGGATAAAATGAAACAGCTTGATGAACCCAAAGGAGTCCCGTGCCCTTCATTTCAAACTCGTGACCTGACCTGAGCTTACACAGACAGTCAGAGCTGTTATAACCCAGATAAGCTCAGGATAAAGGATGGACGTCAGTGTTCGCTGATTAGGAAAACCCAGAAAAAAGGCCGGGGTCACTGTTACAGGCCACTCTAATCAGCGAGGGGTCCACAGTGAATGGATATGCTGTGAGCACGGTAAATGTTGAAGCATTACAGGTGCAGTTTGTGTAACTGCTGACCTGTTAGTTCTGGGCATGATCAGATCCAAACGTTGTGTTGCACTGTTACACGTGTTTCAGATGAGCAGAGTTCTTGGCACTGACTGGATGAACTTCCACGAACATCTTCTTCCTTTCCTGCTCGACCAGCACACCTTCCACAGATGACGGCACTGATTCACGCGTCCGTGGCAGGACtgaaacacacctgctgttagTGCTACACGTGAGGACTTAATCTGACTGATTACACACCAACTGTAGATCTGAATAATTAAATCTGTAAATCTGTGAACAACTGCTCACCTGACTGAGCGATCACCGAGCTTATGTCATGGAGAAGCTCATCATCTGTCTGTCCACAGCTCACAAGCATCACTCCTCTTATGATCCGTGTGTTTAATCAAACACTGATCACCTGAGGGGTCCAAACAGTGCTCGAGGTCACGGTCAGATTTAGTGACCTCTGTTCGCTCACACAGGCAGCATTTTAGGTCTTCAGTACACCAGCGCCTGATGTTACAGACGTGTTCGTATCCGGGGTTTGTCCTCGATGATCTCCCCGAGACTCACGATTGATTTCATGTCCAGACTCTGGGTTAgccatttcattattattaccaTCATCTTCATTATTTCAGGGTCATCATTGTGCAGTCAGGGTTGTAGTCGTTATGTCGTGTTAAAAATCTCTGGctttttataaaatgtgtgaaaatcttTAGTCAAGCGACGATGAGACCCTTAAAGATTCCCGTCCTGTTCTCTTGCATCTTATGAGGATTTTCAGTGAGTTCATTAGTGTCAGTATTGACTTCCACTGCTGGAAAATCAAACCTCGCTGTTAGTGAGAGGATCATCTCTTCAACCATAACAGCCATCGAGGCAGCAAAAAGGTTCACGGGTTGTTGTCCCTGTAAATTCATCTGAAAATGAAAGAGTTAACAGTGAGTGTCAGATTGTCAAATCCAGTACGTGGTTAACATGTCAAGTTTCTGCGTGTCACATTAAAAGTGTGACAGCACTCAGTGCATTAAACCTTTTATAACTTTGATATTTCCTGTTATGAAAACCACAGCTGGCAGGCAGCTGGAAGCAGAAACATAAACAATGACTCTTTTTATGCTTTCGTCTGTTGAGCCGGTCGGACGAGAAGTCAAAGCGTACGAACAAACGCTTTCATAGAACAGCATCACATTTACCAGGACTGCACAGTGGCAGTGGTGGCTGTAAGCATGTGCagtttatggtaaatggcctgtatttgtatagcgctctactagtccctaaggaccccaaagtcaCCCTCAAACTGAACACTCCTTCAGTTTCAGATAATATACTTATACTTATACTTAAGTTCAGACCCGTCCTTGCTCCAGTTTTACCTTCAGCTGGTTTACATAAATCTCCTCTCCACACTCAGCTGCTTCCAAGGAAGGATCTCATCCTGCTGCTGGACTCTAACATCAGCCTTTACCTGCTCTGCAGATGTTGAGACCTGAACGGTCACTTAAACCAGGACCAGGAACACTGAGTCAGACCAGCTGCAGCCTGAAGTGGAGTCAGCAGGATTAGACTCTCACAGCAGGGTCGTGTGGTCGTGTTTTAGTGTTCAGAaagctcattttctttttgttgcattACACACCGCTCACCCCACAGAAAACATGTAACACTGAACGCTGTGTTTAATTAGGACCTCAGCAGGCGAGAAAAGATCCACAGGTGCTTTGTGTCCTGAATCATCCACAGCTGTGGAGCTGTGTGGCCTGCTGCTGTTTCTCACTTTGCTGCTGTTTGTCTGACAAAAGTGTTCAAACGAGCAGCGACTCGTGGCCCAAAGAGTCGTCCCTGCAAGTTTTTGTAATGTGGACGGTTATAAGAGGCTGACGCAGCAGCTGAGCTGCCTCATTACTTAAGCAGCTTAAGTCTGAACCGTTTTAGAATTACAGACAGTTTTAAACACAGTTCTCATATTTCAGAGGCTGGCCTTTCACTTCTAGGTTTGATTATTAAAGATGAGAAACATGCACAACAGTGATCAAAGATTTAGCATAGTTAGCATGTTGAAAACACGCTCAGGATTCACACAGCTCCTGTGGGTAaatactgtgtttttatttattgtatatcATCACGCTCCATTATAAACAGCCTCCATCTCTGCTGGATGTCATCACAAAATATCCCACAGACTCTTCTGGAAGGACACAGAGACTTTCTCACGCCAGCTAAGAGACATAATCAACACTGCGTCTGCCCCGGAGGCTCCAGCCTCACCCACAAAAcatgcagggggggggggggggggggggggggggtttcgtCAGATGTCACCTCAACTGACTTCTTTCAATCTGTAGGACTGATTACTCCAGAATGACTGAACCCCTCACCCTGATACCTTTTGTAGGAAGCTTATTTCTCAGAATTTTTTCCTATATTTATCATCTAGATCCTCACTATTAGCAGGCAATAATATGTAATATTTAATCTTCAGTGATGcataatattttttataatcATGTTTGTGGTGGCTGTCCTGTGAGGAACCACGTCTCTCTGAGTAAACAGCTGTTAATGAGCTCAGAGGATCAGGCCGACACTCTCATTTACGACTATGTTAAACATTTGACTCATTTAAATATCACAGCTGAATTTAAAGGCCTGAGCAGTGATGCAGGTAACTGTCAGCATCTACACAGGGATTACAACCGAATGTAACATGAAGGCAGTGTTTTAGTACTTTTATTGAACTTGGCTGTTCAATGAAACTGGACCTGGCAGCAGTTCCCTCTTCATCATCACAGCTTCCATTACTGACAAGCAACAAGTTATTAAAAGTTTCATGTATCACATGTGCTGGATTCTGCGTTTAGTAAGAAGAAACTGTTCTGATTACAAACTCTGATCATCAACCGTGACTGACTGTGTCGACCGCCTTATGCTCAAACACGGCGTTCTTTATGGAAAAGCTGCGGTTAGCTCAGCAATAAAACACCCAGCTCTCACTGCCAGTACCTACAAGAAGTAGTAAAAATAAGactctccagctgcaccaccttCAAGCATCCACCAGGAGCTCCAAGCAGGTCAAGTACTCGGAGCTGATTTTCATGTGTACAATTATATGTGACACTCAGGACCTCCAGTATAACCTGTAGGAAAACCCCAGCTCACATGCACCTAACCAGGGTGATACAAGCACGCCCTCCCCCACCCTTTCACTCCAGAGAGTTCCTGAACCCAAGCCTTGAGGCGAGCCCAGGCTCCCTCCCAATCAGAGAGGTGATATTCGTATACCAAAAACCAGTTTTAGCCACCGGGGATCAGTCCACCACCCTGCATCTGGCCATTATAAATACAGCTCTGATATCAGGATTCATCATAATAATGAGCAGATAAAGGGCAGAGCCTCAATTTGTATCCAGTCGggataaaaacatgaatgtgtTTCAATGTGAACCGTGAtgtttaaacacttttaaaGCAGTTTAGCATGTTTTAAAACCTTATCCACATCCATATCCACATTATCCACTGAGTCATCATTTacccaactttatttttcattaatacAATGTTGGTATAAATAACATATCAGCCTTAAAACCAGAGGAAACAGAAGAGCAGAGAATAAAAAATACAGATGAAAGTATCTGCTGTCTGTTATCAACAACATTTAATACAAGCTGAGAACAGCAACAGAGACGCAAACACAGTGACAGAGAATCCAGAAGCAAATACAGAAACGATCACACCGACTCCATCGCAGGACTCgaacagctgatctgaaacACATTACAGAAGCCTGCTGTTACAAAGATAGTTTGTAAACACACTAATTACAACCTTTAGCAATCAAatcagtaggggtgcaacgatacacaaaattcacggttcggttcggttcgatactttggtgtcacggttcgatattttttcgatacaaaaaaaatgttcatgcatttttaatttgtcatttattaaaattataaatatatattttaactcaaaagtacagtttttaaatttaaccctaacccttgtgcgtgttttttattttgacagcgaatgcgcacctgcggaccacttatgtgcagccctggttatttagctcatcatattgcagccacagaaattcttttgtccatgaaaccataaagctgcactttctttttgccttatagtctgatttgtcataacttctccgttttgtggtaagcttttctttggctgtcacttcttcaccctgacctgtcttatttggctcagcagaactaaaatatatatcctgctgcttttacacacggactcacataagctcagcgattctctgcgcgatcaacctctcacatgtttaagctgcgggagatttcacttgtcatgtttgcatagtaagctaacgattaataagacaatgtcagaggaattggtgcacaaattatcatcactcacagatcagtgctgtcattgcaaagtgaaagcaaaaaaacaagcgcaaattcaaacgcgacttcaatatgtcacatattgacagtggctcaccgatgccaatgacataattacccagctacatttctgaaagaatgcaaaagcattgacatatatttttccttcctacaatagcccgacgggcagggaagagatagattttggtagcccgactgaaaagatcctagccccgggacgtcgggctagcgatattgcgagccctgtatctgattgaggaatcactcatctttggaaaaagagagtttattacagagaaatgtctctttccaaaataaaagctatactatccgcttcttctgggctatattctcagcagcataaggagaatcatgtgctaacagctgtctaaatgactcagctaaagttagtagcatgcttgttgtttttgtctttgcactaggatgatgtcggcgtaaatgtgcagtcatattcgttgtgttcccactagtgctttcaggttaatctcgttgaaatgaccttaacgccacaacacggcaaatctccgttaacgagctaccgccgatcactccgtgcatggggctagacggccaacacgttaacgagctaactgcgctaacacactagctcccacccatgtaattgagcattgcgtggcacatccaacatactgttttactttagtgcatgactcgcttaccttcaggatcatatgtcacatgaaaaccaaaataattccaaacgccagatctgaatgagagtgggggaggtccatgttgtaaggagagcttaacttctgtctcgctagcttgccctgcgctcttccttctgatgatgctgtctgtgttgagcgctcagtggatctgcgttcgactactccgcctaggctgcactgtcgagcctaggcggagtagtcgaacgcagattcactgagcgctcaacacagacagcatcatcagaaggaaaattgataaaataaattaaaaattttgtattgttcgatacatatgcgtaccgaaccgaaagcactgtatcgaacggttcaatatcgatacgaatatcgttgcacccctacaaaTCAGAGTCTGTGGCCTCACCTGGAACATGGATCTCTTCTTCAGTCACATGGCCGATCTCCTCCTGTGTGGCCACGCAGTGGAAGATGTTGGTGTTTGTCCTGGTCACCGTGGTGAGGAGGGTGATGTCATAGCGGCCGTCTCTGTGTGACACCTGTGGCTGCTCAGCAGGAAGGATGTTCCCATCGCTGTCCCTCCACTCCACTCTAGGCTTTGGAGACGCACCTCTGACCTCACACCTCAGCTGCACCCTGTACTCCGTGATGTTCAGGATCCCAACAAATAGCTTCGGAGCTGCACCTGTGAACACAGCATGAAGCTACAGCACAAGGAGGGTGATGTTTCAGCATTCAGGTGAATTTTAAGGTGGTTTCTGGTTTAGTGACCTCCCAGTGGCATTAGCCTTCAGCTCACACTGAGGTGGTTTGGCACAGTGTTGAGTGATGGTAATGAGAATGTCACAGACTGAAAAGGATGAAGAGTCCACTCAGAgaccagctgctgtgtttgagcTTGCTGTGACGAGCCGACGTGCCTGAACTCCTCCTGCTGTCATCACGataacaaacagcagcactggaAGATAAGCTGTCACTCTCCTCCCTCTGCAGAGTAGAACGCTGTTAAACTGAAGTGTGCTGAGCATGACCTGCGACATCATCATTAACCTGCGATTTGTCCAATgatttcttctgtgtttaatagCAGAAGACCAATTCTTAGTGATATCTAGTAGAAAGAAATGTCTTTGTTGAGTTTTCACACCAACATCGTGGTGATTTGAGAACTGAATTTGTTTGAAGCAGTAATTACGTCTCCTTCATTGCTGTTCAGCAgatatttcagtgtttctctCCACTGTGACGGGACAGCTCGGACCGCAGTGAGGAAACACTCAACACTTGTATCTTTAAATCTAGTTGTTGTTTACCTCATCACTGACAGTTCTGAACCATCTAAAGATGAGTGGGGAAAACGAATCCACACCAACATTAAAGGGATAATTCACCATTTTTGGATACATCTCGCTGCTGTGTTAAATCAGTAGAAGAGCTTTACTGTCTCAGCATTAGTGTTCTTACCGTTTTCATGTCCTGTTGTTACTGCAGTCACAGTCAGAGGaaagagacacaaaaataaaagctgcagagTTTTTGccttaaaaacagaagaaaacatgaCGCGGAGTAAAAACGTTCCTCTGTGCTGCGTCGATCACGCTACTGACGCTCTGCAGCGGATACTCTGGTCGAGTAAGTTTAGGAAACAAGCTTCAGTCACGAGTGGgaggagcgtgtgtgtgtgtgtgtgtgtgtgtgtgtgtgtgtgtgtgtgtgtgttagttctGTTAAGCTTTGCataaaaaacatcaacatgttCAACAATCCAGGTTATTAATGAGTGCATAACGACATAAATGCAACTGATGAATGAGAACTTCAGCGCTCACACTTACAGGCATAAAGTGTTTAATATTAAACGTCagtaagaagaaaacagacatgTTTCAGCGCCGGTCCTTCCTCAGAGTGTCATGAAACATGTGAACACACGTCTCCAGCTCTCGCTGTAAGAaccacagattacagattaaagCCTTCGAGGTCTGAACTCGTTTCTCTCCTGTTGACTCTGAGCTGTTTCAGTCTTCCTGACCTGGAAGCTACAGCGTGAACGACACCATAAACCTGTATTAGGAGGAACGATCTGTGGCTTTCAGTGTTATGAAGGAGGTTCCCTTTTCACTGGTGCACATCACCAACATACACTGAAGACCTAACCTGGGGCAGGCTGGACGAGATCCAGAGATTATAGAGATCACAACAGCTTACTGTGAAATCCTAGAAGGAGGGTCCAAAGACTTTCCTGAAGagcatcaatttaaaaaaaagaatattttcagACCTGCTTTTCTCCTGTTAGCTGAAATTCTGTCTTCAGGctaaactgtatcaccaacacAGCAGCTCTTTTCCAGTTTTACTGACCAAAGCACTCAAAGCTCACACTCTGCTGCTTTTAACTTGTAATATAAATAACAGGAAAACCTTCATTTATCCCATATTTaggaaatttatttattttgtttattttttttatctcttcatatttttctgaAGTCATAGCTTTACTTGCTGTGTAAAATCTGTCGCTCTGCTATCAGTAGACCTGTCCGTGTCTGTGATTGGTCAGAGATTGTCAGTGACACTTCTTAACACACTTCTCTTTGATAAGTATTCAAATGTGacagcagaaactgagactcaTCAGTCCAGGCAACATTGTTGCAGCTTtctattgtccagttttggtgagtgtgtgtgtgcagtctctgtttcctgttcttagctgacagagtGGCACTTAgtctggtcttctgctgctgtggcccAGCTTCTTCATGTTCttagatgctcttctgcacacttTGGTTGTAACAATAGGTTATTTTACTTCTTGTTGCCTTCCTAGCAGAGAAAGttgcataaatattttttcttccttaTTCCGATGCTAGCTGTGaaattcagcaggttgtcttgaccatgCACATGCTTGACTGCATTGAGTTGTATGTAGTGTGATTGGTTGAAATTTGCATTAACACATAGTTGAggaggtgtacctaataaagtggccagcaaGTGCACACTTTGTATGAGGTTCAacgagatttttttaaaattcaaaactgttcagtaaaaatgtaaaaactgtaattttgcCTGCCTCCAGGTTTGACGCtataatgctttaaaaaaataaataactgtctgtgcagtgAGTTGAAAGTGAATGATTCATCTATAGCAGGAGTGTGGAGTAAGTACCACAGGATGGCGCACTTTAACTGCGTATGGTAAGGTCATGGATTGTAGTGATTCAGACAAAAAACGAGATGGCAAATGGACGGATTCTTCTATGGGACTTTTCTACACTCAAACGCAACACAAGCACTGTCTTCTATGCTGCTAAGTGCCTACTAACTACCATTTACACCCTGATGGATGCCAGctgatgcatcggagagcaacttgggttCATATCTTGCTCATATATCTGGTATGCAGACTGGGgggaaccaccaaccttctgatcagtagatgacctgctctacctccagaGCCACAGCCGCCCCAGCAGTGAAAGTTCCTCCAGCGTTTACTGTTATCTCAACTGTCGGTCACGAAACGGACTCACACTAATTTGtagtaaaacaacaaacaaactactaattaaactgaactgattAAAGATGGGCAGCTACTCTAAACCAAAACTAGCCTCAAAGTTACATcagtttcagaaaaaaacatttcattttctctcacaaagaaaataaaagaaattattgGCCTGTCTGGAGGCCTTATACCACTTAAAgatgtctttcttttccttgagTATGAACTCCAAATTCAGTGAAGATGtctttacagctgatcaaactgCTGGGAGTATTGTGCCAAAGATGGTTCATTTTAGTTCTTAACCAGCTCCACATCAGCctgattttgtcatttttaaaatgtaaaaataatactgttactttttaaaatctttctaTTAAATTCGTGTCATCCTTTTGTTTCTGCGATGTTCCACATTTGATGTTGACGTTATTTTTGTTGTTACCCAGCAGTTTGTAATAAAGGTTGTTCAGTGTGACGGGAGATTAAATTTAACATCCatcactttttctgtttctctctgtgatgATGGCAGATTAACAACAGTTAAAATGTTCCTCTAAGGATTTCCTCACTTTGCTGTACAAcgcgctgttttgttttgttttacttttgctGCTTCACACAGCATCACAGCTCAGTGCTCCATCTACAGGTGCATCCACAAGAAGCTGAAGGTGGAGAGCAAACAGATGTAATGATGGACAGTGCAATTTGAAGATAATATGGTTTCACTAATAAACATTACTTCTGTACAAAACAAACGTACAACACAGAGCAATTATTTAGAAAAGTATCTTTATTGAAAAAGGTGCAAAAGATGCACATTCTATTTACGAAAATATACAAGAAATgtggtttagaaaaaaaaattttttaaaaaataaacttgtcACAATGATATATGAGCGACTGTTTATGCACCAATTCATTTTTcactaaaatgacaaaaattgtCATTATGAATTCTTTTACATGTTACTATGATGCTGTTATGATAGTTTTCAAACACTGatcaaaaagataaaaaatagaataaaatttgAGAATGAAATCAAggtttaggctacgtccacacgtaaacggcgttttcggtcactgaaaatggagatttCTAAAAACGCCTGTCAGGGtgaatattttcaaaaactgagtttttgcgtttacgtgtggacaagaaaaacggagaaaatgcagcgtcaaaggtgagagtgcagtgtttaaatgcttacatacacacacagttactgtccctccacacatacgactctgcttctgcttctatgccccagctttgtttactatttcccaccgaggcttctagacttctagACTTCTGT
This DNA window, taken from Astatotilapia calliptera chromosome 5, fAstCal1.2, whole genome shotgun sequence, encodes the following:
- the LOC113021777 gene encoding butyrophilin subfamily 2 member A1-like isoform X2 is translated as MKTLHAVFTGAAPKLFVGILNITEYRVQLRCEVRGASPKPRVEWRDSDGNILPAEQPQVSHRDGRYDITLLTTVTRTNTNIFHCVATQEEIGHVTEEEIHVPDQLFESCDGVGVIVSVFASGFSVTVFASLLLFSACIKCC
- the LOC113021777 gene encoding uncharacterized protein LOC113021777 isoform X1; translated protein: MFSSVFKAKTLQLLFLCLFPLTVTAVTTGHENGAAPKLFVGILNITEYRVQLRCEVRGASPKPRVEWRDSDGNILPAEQPQVSHRDGRYDITLLTTVTRTNTNIFHCVATQEEIGHVTEEEIHVPDQLFESCDGVGVIVSVFASGFSVTVFASLLLFSACIKCC